The Lolium rigidum isolate FL_2022 chromosome 2, APGP_CSIRO_Lrig_0.1, whole genome shotgun sequence genomic interval CGAGCGTGTTGCGTCTGGAGATCTTCGAGTCAGGTTTCTCTCTTCCAATGATCAGCTGGCTGATGTGTTTACTAAACCAGCCACTCGACAGATGCTAGACCGTTTTGGACCCAATCTGAATCTTGTACATAGTAGCGGTTCAGATTGAGGGGGTGTGTTAACATAGGTCTAGTATATGTATTCTGTCATGTATTGTACACGTGTATTTGTACCTGCTGatcaatatatatatagagaggcgTGAGAGGCTTAAGCCCACGCAAAACCCTAAACACGTTTTTCAACTCCTCCTAGGTATGAAAGTGGATTGAGTAGGTGTTCTACTTTATGTGCAATCATATTTGCATGATTAGTTCCAACTTTAGTGAGCGCTTTGAAACTAACATTCATCAGACAAATTGGCCTATATCGCTCAATTCTACTCATGTCCTCCTTATGCAAGAGTGTTATGACTACAAAATTTAACTTAAATAATTGCAACTCTCTAGTTTGCAATTGTTTAACAGGTGTCATCATATCAAATTTAATGACGTCTCAGAACTTTTGATAAAACTCTGTAGAGAACTCATCTAGCCCGgagctttattatgctccatctGAATTCAAACACCTTCTCTTCCTTGAAAGGTGATGCGACAATAGTTCTCTCCTCCTCAGATAATTATTGAGAAATATCATAAATGACTTCTTCTCTTGCTATAAAACAACTTGGTGCCAGTGGTCTAAATAATTTCTTATACTAATATTCACTTATAATCAAAAAGGCTGCGAGGCTTaccttttttcaaaaaaaaatcctgtCAGAAAGAACAGATTTAAAGATCGAATCCAATGCCCTGTCGAGAAGACTGGATCTGTTGAACAAGAAACACCATGCATGTAAGGAATTGAAGTTAATGCATTTTCCTTGCCGTGCTCGTCGTCTTCTCCAACACCCATACCTGACCACCCCCCACCATCGTTATGGCCTGCCAAGCTTTCGTCTGCGTGCGTGCGGCCTCTAGAGCGACACCATTCACCATTGGGCACTTGCGCGAGACCACGTGCCACTGCCGCAAACGGTTGCAGCCCTCCGATGGAGAAACATCTCCGATGCATCTGCACATTGCTCGGTATGAACTGTCAGACTACCcataatgggagtatcataggtagtatcatgcattccatgcatgcaaaatgctgaagtggcagtgcaattaagactagtcacaatgggaagtatcatagactagtatcatacatatgatactagtttatgatactagttttaattgcatgctagtatcatacatatgatactagtttatgatacaacacctacaatgcatagtatcatgaattagtatcatagttccatcatatttaatgttttgtagaatctcaatgcaaatatgtgtacatgatgtgtttaccactaatttttttagttttacgtgctatgataccgtatctacctatgatactactctcacctctctcctcattaattaatgtgccacataagatttttgcctacatggcatgcatgatactacctatgatactcccattgtggctaatctaaggatgagagagagggtactagtatcataggtagatactgtatcatagtacatactactagaaaaattaatgtcaagtaaatcttgtacatatatttgcattgagattctacaaaacaattaatatgtagagactatgatactagtatatgataccatgcattgtgaagatagtaacatgtagtagtatcatacgcatgatacttctatatgatactatgcattgtgactagtctcacAGGAGTAGAGCTACAGCCGCTTGTACGTACGTTGACTGGAACGCCATTTTCCCTCCGTTTCTGCCACACTTTTCAGATCTGAAGCTCTCTGGCACTGATGCCAGCCTACACGAAGAACTATGCATTGCATGACACGGTTGTTTGTTTGACCGGCCACTAGGCCACCAATGGAACAAGCTGCTGGATCATACAGATACTACAGTCCTACACCAGCAGCAGTACCTCGCTTTGACCAGCACCATCTCGCATTCTATTGCTAGTACATTGAGGAGTACTCCGTCACGCTGCTGCATCTGTTTCGATGCAGCGCGAGCAGTTTTCACCACCGGAGCGATGCCCTTTCATGCACTGACGCACACGCTTCCCGGCCGTCTGCCTCTGCCACGGCCAAGCTATAGTTGTTTTGATAAGCAACCATTGGCATCCTCTCATGAAACCACGGCGACGCCATTCCCGCTCCTTCGCTATCAGCAAGCAGCGCTAGTGGCCTTGCCCATTCATTGTGACACGTACGCCGGTCAGTCAGAGCCGGCGTCAAACCCGGCCATGTTCCCCAAATTGATAGCGATTGTTGTGTCGCCATCCAACTCCTTTCCTCCCTATCGTACGTACTCCTGGTTGGCTGGTTAGCCGTCCTACTCAAGCTTTGCCCATACATGCGAGGGCATCATTGCCGAAAATACTTACAAATATATTTAGTGCGTGTCATGGGATCTAGGTTAATACAAATCCACGATcattgtaaatggtttgcgaatAAATTTCCTATTGTAAATCTATGGGATCTAAAATTTGTTTGGGTATATATTTCGTGGACTCAGTGTTTCTCATGTTCGTATTCAGTCATTTTGTTAGTATTCTTGATAACTCATGAATACAAAAAATGCATGCCTTTGGGAAAGATGTGTCCCTTGACAAAGTGCGGACAAAGATCATACGACCACGTGTGTCTCGTGCGGCTTTAAAAAATTATAAAGTTAGTATAGTTTTAAGATTTGTTTTTGTTTGCATTTTGTCACTAGTGATGTGGAAGAAGAAAATATACTTGAAACAAAGCCATTGACTTCGAGAGACCTTGCAAGAGCTTTCTTTTTTGCTCATTTGCTTTTTTTTTGCTATTCTTCATTTGGTTAATTTGATAGATCAATTTTTATGGATCAACATGGTGGACTTTTTTTAAAAGTAAGAGGGCAATTGAAGAGAGACGTTTCGATTTTTCCTTCAAAAAGGTTTATGTGTTCACTATTTTTTGTGGATCAAAATAATGTACTCCATCATTCGAAAACAAGATATtacagatttgtctaaatttgaacgtATCAATAGAGTATTTttttatagatacatctaaatttatacATATCTACGACACCATTTTAGGACGATGggagtattattttaaaaaacatGCACAATTGATAAGGGAGTTTCGATTTTCTTCTTGAAAAGGAATTATGTGTTTCGGTATCTGTGCATAGTTCCTAACTGCCGTATTTTTCCTTTTagatggctgttctgttttggagtAGTACATGCTGATTCACGCCTCCCCAAACCCGCAGCTGACTAGATCGCCATCAACCCCGAggttggtgccgccaccatcaccgGATCTGTTGTGCCACGAAGCTGGCCTCATATAGACATCGACCCGGACGTCACCGGCCATAGCTACATTTTTTAGCTACATGGGGGCGCCACCGAAGTAGGGAGCCCTCACCGCTGCCGTGTGTGCTGAGATCGCCTTGGCAGGACCGCCCCGCCAAAATTCCGCTGCCCACTCACCGCCGCCAGATGGAGGCAGGCGCCGCCCGTGTAGAATGGCCCCGTCCCCACTCCAACAGCGGCGAGGAAGGAGATGTGGAGGGTGGCCACTAATTTTAGGTGGAGGGAGTCAGGAGGGGGTCGATTATAAGATGGTTTATGCATGTTATAGGTATTAAATTTTATTATATATTTGATAAAATTTAAGAAGCTCTGATTTTTTAATCAAATTTATACGCCTTTTCCGAACCAAGGTAGTAAGACTTCGTCGAGAGGAGAGGGAATGACACTACAAATCGTGTGTCTGCACCGTGGGAAGTGATAGTTACACAAGCGGcagccatggtccaggggtggtcACCACCTCTGTCTTTTGCGACCTCCATTCAGCAGCAGCGGCATCCCAGGCTCCCATACATATATGCCCGTCTCGTTCCATCCCTCTACTCCCCTTTGCAACCAAGCTTCTCATAGGCCACTGACCACACTTCCTTCCATCCTCCTAACCTGTGGCATCATCACTGCCGGCCAACCTAGCAGGTGGAGTTGCTATAGGTTTCTTCTAGCTGCATCTTTAGCTCTAGCCAGTCTGATCAAAGAAGCTACACACAAGGCAAAGCTAGCTTAGCTTCGCTTCAACATCACTCCAGGCTAGAAGCTTCGCTTCTCTTTAACCTCTCATCACTACATATTTTCTGGCTGTAACGATCGAGATGGTCGGATGGCCATGAGCAAATCCCCTCTCCGAGCGTTCCTCGCGGCCATGGTTCTTAGCTTCCTCCTCGGAGCTGCAACATGCAGCCGCACCACGACGACCCTCTCCTCTTTCCAGGTACGACGTCACTCTCGCATCTCTCATTCTCTCAATGACGCCATTGATAGATTGGTCTAACTGAAGTGCTTTGGGTTTATTTGTGTGCAGAACTTGGCGGAGGACAAGTCGCGGCTGGGGTCGACGCCGCCGAGCTGCCACAACCGGTGCAACGCCTGCAACCCCTGCAAGCCCATCCAGGTGGCCACGACGCTCCCCTCGGGTTCTAGCCGGCCGTCGACGTCCCGCAGCACCGCCGACGAGGCCGCCGCCTACGCGCAGTACTCCAACTACAAACCGCTCGGGTGGAAATGCCGCTGCGCCGGCCGCCTCTACAACCCCTAGCTAGATCGTCCAAGTAGATAGTCGCTTAAATTCCTGACGGCGGCGTGGCCTCACCCTGAGAACGCTGCGCCGCTATGCTGTCATGGCTGCAAGTGTTGGCGAGACGACCAACAACTTCTGGTCTTGTTTTGGTTACTCATCAGCTTCCGTTGCTCGAGCTCGATTGATCTCTCGTGTACCGTCTTGCACACTTAGCGATTCCTAGCTATTACCCCTTCTTTTTGCTACGCTTATTCCATCATATGATTCATGACACGAACATGTAAGAGCGACTGTGGGATCGATCGAGATGGAGCGGTAAATTATGTGTACTAGCGTAGATGTAATAGTAATACAGTAATAATGTTAGCACTACCTAGTGGTCTCTGCTCATGGCAGGTTAGAGACAAGGCCGTATGGAAGCATGTGACTCGCCTCTGATATGAATCTGAAATCCTGAACCCGGTGCAAGGATGTTGCGCCCCACGTACGTACTGCTACTACAGTAGCGATCGATCTGATTAATTAGCGCCACTGACGGTACTGAGCGGGTCTCCGACACGTTTTCCAGGAGCAGCTGAGCGGTGGCCCTCTAGCTCATAAGTGCGCTGGTCTGGGACGTACTGTGAGAAGACTGGAGGCTAGCGCGAGGTTTTAGCCTGATCATCATTATCTCTGTAGTACGGCTCTGATGGATCGCCATGTGTTTATTCATTGAGGTGTCTCCCTCGCGCTTGGTCGATTTGTATGGGGATGTAGGGTTCGCCCTTCGCCGCGCTTGGAAGCACACGCGCGGACGTTGCTCTTGTCGGGCCTCCCTCTTTGTTACCGTCGCACAGGCACTGGTGCTGGCTATTGGGTAGTGGGCACACCACGGTGGCGACCGATGCAGATGCGCTTGCCTTTAAAGAAAAAAATTAACGTACCCAAAAGATTTaccccattttattaattaacgaGAAGAGTTTGTCAAGTAAAAACTCAAATGTTTTGTGCCCACGGCTATTCGAATTCTAGCCTCATTCTTAATGATCGATATCGTGAAGGTTCGAAGGCATGGTACACTTGTTACGAAAAACCCTCGCATTACTCTTCTTGCACACCTTCCAACTAACAAGCTCAGTGAGGGAGGCTATCGCCTTGCGGTTTGGGGGACACTTGCATGACATTTTGGTCTCTCACGCCTTGATGGAGAGGTTCCCCGTCCACTCTTGGGTGTTGACATTATAGAGCCCAAGCCACTCTTTGGTCATCCCCCAAAATCTTTTGGTCAATCGGCAATGTGGGAAGAGGTATGCCACCGTTTCTTAAATTTGCTTGCAAAAGGGTAAATGCCACAATTGGTCTGTCCCCTCTTCTCAAGACGTTCCTTCGTCCAAAACCTAGTTTGTATGGCCAACCAAGTGAAGAACTTGACTTTTGGCGGCGCCCAGGTTTTTCGCACCAATTTGTACATGCAAGTTTGCGTTGCCCCAGAACATGGAGCGTTGTAGGCCGAAGTTGTGGAATATTCCCCGCTTGAAGTGAGGTTCCAAACAATGGTGTCCTGGACCTCCTCATGAAGATGGGCATTATTCACGTCACTCCAAAGCCATAGAAATCCAAGCCTTGTTCTGCAAGGCTTGTTTAACACTCTGTTTCTCCCTTGTAGATGCTTCAAAAATGAGTGGAGCAATATCTTTGGGCATCTTTCCATTGTGCCACCTAAAAATGAGTGGAGTCCAAAAAAGGCGCAATATTCCCGTTGCCAATGGTAATGGTGGTTCTGGCATAGAAGAGGCTCATGTCTACCGACTCGCAAGGGGTGCTCGAGATGACCGAAAGCTTTTCATGGTCACACCATTCAAACCAAGGCTATCGTAAACGGAGGGCACGAGCAAATTTCTCGAGGTGCAAAATCTCCAAACCATTAAGAAGAGTAGGCCTAGAAATTGCCTCCCAATTGATCTTACACTTTCCCCCTGGTGATCTCCTTAGTAACAGCCCACAAAAGTCCCTTTCAACCTTGTTCA includes:
- the LOC124688343 gene encoding EPIDERMAL PATTERNING FACTOR-like protein 1 — its product is MAMSKSPLRAFLAAMVLSFLLGAATCSRTTTTLSSFQNLAEDKSRLGSTPPSCHNRCNACNPCKPIQVATTLPSGSSRPSTSRSTADEAAAYAQYSNYKPLGWKCRCAGRLYNP